One genomic region from Ptychodera flava strain L36383 chromosome 14, AS_Pfla_20210202, whole genome shotgun sequence encodes:
- the LOC139149361 gene encoding cytochrome c oxidase subunit 7A2, mitochondrial-like: MRGILAARSLVPRARMNLSTSSRNSMQNRVYEKQKAFQEPNNIPIHLKGGVIDRILYTTTMVAAAGGTVWTFYEIFKASFPQPKQD; this comes from the exons ATGAGAGGTATTCTG GCTGCAAGGAGTTTAGTCCCAAGGGCACGGATGAACCTGTCAACGTCATCAAGAAATAGCATGCAAAACCGTGTCTATGAGAAACAGAAAGCTTTCCAG GAGCCAAACAATATACCAATTCATCTAAAGGGCGGAGTAATTGATCGAATTCTCTACACAACCACCATGGTAGCAGCAGCGGGGGGTACAGTCTGGACCTTCTACGAGATCTTCAAGGCATCCTTCCCACAGCCAAAGCAAGATTAA
- the LOC139149357 gene encoding ankyrin repeat and EF-hand domain-containing protein 1-like, with product MPIAETRLEILQIHKLLQCVRQEDREQIEKLCNHGVPHLVNYSEPSDGETALHLAAINNNEEMVKFLLDLGAHPNVVDLKGRTAVMRAAEYGHIQTLEILVSAGSDLKLTDVDGQGILFYCMTPTSRHTKCVDIALEYGADCNNKSNKGVPVFFAACETAAENENVCMALLSKGADPNSKNEATQQTSLIAAASSGSVTVVRAILQAGGDVNAIDREKITASHLAAGGGHFDVLKILATFAADFNVQSVVGNTPVHHAAKGGHAMCCKFLGQRGCRANVKNDDGQLPSQVAKDNGSKDAMKDCKKVEKLWKKISGGGKPPVDSWAVQLYDWTIEHGQELLQKFQNIDLDKNIEPVGKVTKEEFSDTILAASPPVEEEDIKKVFQLHDKNRENLIDYEEFLGGKKYVHKTYLMSAFEKKEKKKKGGKKGGKKKKGKTKVPMPICTAPEGPRTEGGGPPEHLIGRHVPFSDTGRFDRDNPPEHPIQDDSIWYLSPPEKTYMNINDAARLGDLESLKRAFWEGRNVDTRDKYYKTPLMVACHYGNQEMVDFLMENGANVNAQDNFKWTPLHHACHAGQIDIVQQLVGKGAEIDAAAMNGGTPLMRAVQSSKPDVVQFLIEKGAKVQQQNRKGETAMEIAMWWAEPRVVQIVKEKFDSLPKPKEGKGKKGKKSAKGKKKDPQRAASVPPIPQTSNLTQMPVEASTPPPRRERKSSVLRVASAMAGGVEHVEDVTYTPIKAWTHQHTTRDLIIKKEQRRKRFGYEVDFPDFEMPFKENFMNKSKALGGVDPDDDDD from the exons ATGCCAATCGCAGAGACCAGACTCGAAATCCTGCAAATACACAAACTATTGCAGTGTGTACGACAGGAGGACAGGGAACAGATTGAAAAGTTGTGCAACCATGGCGTGCCTCATTTGGTCAACTACAGCGAGCCGTCGGACGGAGAGACGGCGCTACACTTGGCAGCCATCAACAACAACGAGgaaatggtgaaatttttgCTCGACCTCGGAGCTCATCCCAATGTTGTCGATTTGAAAGGACGCACGGCTGTCATGAGAGCGGCAGAATACGGACATATTCAGACATTAGAAATCTTGGTGTCGGCTGGATCCGACTTAAAACTAACAGATGTAGATGGGCAAG GCATCTTGTTCTACTGCATGACACCGACAAGCAGACACACCAAATGCGTTGACATTGCATTGGAATATGGAGCCGACTGTAATAACAAGAGCAATAAGGGAGTGCCGGTGTTTTTTGCAGCGTGTGAAACGGCGGCGGAGaatgaaaatgtctgtatgGCACTTCTCAGTAAAGGGGCAGATCCCAACAGCAAGAATGAG GCAACGCAACAGACATCATTGATCGCAGCTGCAAGCAGTGGTAGTGTCACTGTAGTCCGTGCGATACTTCAGGCTGGTGGTGATGTCAATGCTATCGACAGAGAGAAAATCACAGCTTCTCATCTTGCGGcaggtggcggccattttgacgtGCTGAAAATCCTGGCCACATTTGCTGCTGACTTCAATGTTCAAAGTGTGGTCGGGAACACTCCAGTGCACCATGCAGCAAAAGGTGGCCACGCCATGTGCTGCAAATTCTTGGGACAAAGAG GTTGCCGGGCAAATGTCAAGAACGATGACGGTCAGCTCCCTAGTCAAGTCGCAAAAGATAATGGCAGCAAGGACGCAATGAAGGATTGCAAGAAAGTGGAGAAGTTATGGAAGAAGATCAGCGGAGGAggaaaaccacctgttgattcatGGGCAGTCCAGCTGTATGACTGGACGATTGAACACGGACAAGAGCTCCTACAGAAGTTCCAAAACATTGATCTGGACAAAAACATTGAACCAGTGGGCAAAGTGACCAAAGAGGAATTCTCAGATACAATTCTGGCGGCGTCACCACCAGTTGAAGAAGAGGATATTAAAAAGGTGTTCCAGCTGCATGATAAAAACCGTGAGAACTTAATCGATTATGAGGAGTTTCTTGGTGGCAAAAAGTATGTGCACAAGACATACCTTATGTCAGCATTTGAGAAAaaggaaaagaagaagaaaggcGGGAAAAAAGGTGGGAAAAAGAAGAAAGGAAAAACAAAGGTTCCCATGCCGATATGCACAGCACCTGAGGGCCCTAGGACTGAAGGAGGTGGGCCTCCAGAACATCTCATTGGGAGACATGTACCATTTTCCGACACTGGAAGATTTGACAGGGACAATCCACCGGAGCACCCGATACAGGACGACTCCATCTGGTATCTTTCACCCCCtgaaaaaacatacatgaaCATAAATGATGCAGCCAGGTTAGGAGACCTTGAATCACTGAAGAGGGCATTCTGGGAAGGAAGGAATGTTGACACGAGGGACAAGTACTACAAGACACCCTTGATGGTGGCTTGTCACTATGGCAATCAAGAAATGGTTGACTTTCTCATGGAGAATGG TGCTAATGTTAATGCTCAAGATAATTTCAAGTGGACACCGTTACATCATGCATGCCACGCTGGCCAGATTGACATTGTTCAGCAGTTGGTTGGAAAAGGGGCCGAGATTGATGCGGCTGCTATGAATGGCGGCACCCCACTGATGAGAGCGGTGCAAAGCTCCAAACCTGATGTTGTCCAGTTTCTTATCGAGAAAGGTGCAAAGGTGCAGCAACAGAACAGGAAAG GTGAAACTGCGATGGAAATTGCCATGTGGTGGGCAGAGCCCAGGGTGGTACAGATAGTAAAGGAAAAGTTTGACAGTTTACCCAAGCCAAAGGAAGGCAAAGGGAAGAAAGGAAAGAAGAGTGCCAAGGGAAAAAAGAAAGACCCACAGAGGGCAGCCTCCGTGCCACCAATACCGCAGACATCTAACCTTACTCAAATGCCTGTAGAG GCATCGACACCACCGCCTAGACGAGAGAGAAAGAGCTCAGTGTTGCGTGTGGCATCAGCAATGGCAGGTGGTGTTGAACACGTGGAGGACGTCACGTACACACCCATCAAAGCCTGGACACATCAACATACCACCAGAGACCTGATTATCAAGAAGGAACAGAGACGGAAACGCTTTGGCTATGAGGTCGACTTTCCAGACTTTGAAATGCCGTTTAAAGAGAACTTCATGAACAAATCAAAGGCACTGGGAGGTGTTGACCCAGACGACGATGATGATTAG